One window from the genome of Scatophagus argus isolate fScaArg1 chromosome 13, fScaArg1.pri, whole genome shotgun sequence encodes:
- the rock1 gene encoding rho-associated protein kinase 1 isoform X1 translates to MAKMSAGESMEVRFEKIDAMLKDPKSEINTDCLLDGLDALVYDLDFPALRKNKSIDNFLNRYKETISKIRDLRMKAEDYEVVKVIGRGAFGEVQLVRHKATSKVYAMKLLSKFEMIKRSDSAFFWEERDIMAFANSSWVVQLFFAFQDDRYLYMVMEYMPGGDLVNLMSNYDVPEKWARFYTAEVVLALDGIHAMGFIHRDVKPDNMLLDKAGHLKLADFGTCMKMNKDGMVRCDTAVGTPDYISPEVLKSQGGDGYYGRECDWWSVGVFLYEMLVGDTPFYADSLVGTYSKIMNHKNALTFPDDSDISNDAKNLICAFLTDRDVRLGRNGVDEIKRHPFFKNDQWTWENIRETAAPVVPELSSDIDTSNFDDIEEDRGEEETFPIPKAFVGNQLPFVGFTYYSNQHLLRKSSSATKTSDKRSSSTKEDKSHLENLQKRLYQLEEQLHSEMQLKDELEQKCRTSNTKIEKIMKELDEEANLRKSAEASVSLLEKDKIMLQHRFTEYQRKADQEAEKRRNLENEVSTLKEQLEDMRKISQNSQASNDKIVQLQNQLGEANDLLRAESDTAARLRKSHTEMAKSMSQLESLNRELQERSRAADGEKAQLEKELLHVQSTLDAERRNYSQGSEEIRDLQARMAGLQEDNKSLKLSLSKVEADRKQAQERSNNLEKEKNNLEIDLNYKLKTLQQRLEQEQTEHRVTRAQLTDKYESIEEAKSAAMNAVQQKMSEEIGARMRAESRVVEVEKQCSMLEFDLKQSVQKMEQLMKQKEWLEDEVKNLRIHGEQELSKRLVAQGDLKSRTQEVDRLRCSEKQLKQEINTALESKRSLEFQLAQLTKQYRGNEGQMRELQDQLEAEQYFSTLYKTQVKELKEEIEEKNRQVQEAHKKVQELCSERDSLSAQLDLTVTKAESEQLARALQEEQYFELSQENKKSGTRHKQEIVEKEATITRLEESNKTLTKDVENLSKEKTELNEKLRTQEEEYAAQKEEIANTIKANYEKVLNTERTLKTQAVNKLAEIMNRKDMKLDQKKKGSTADLRKKEKENRKLQLELNQEKEKFNHMAIKYQKELSEMQAQLVEECTYRNELQMQLDSKESDIEQLREKLNDLQQRMDNSSVTSLQTDETDSNIAESRLEGWLSIPNRANIKRYGWKKQYVVVSSKKILFYNDEQDKEQSNPSMVLDIDKLFHVRPVTQGDVYRAETEEIPRIFQILYANEGECRKEADMETVPQGDKTNCLPHKGHEFIPTLYHFPSNCEACSKPLWHVFKPPPALECRRCHVKCHKDHLDKKEDVIAPCKVNYDVTSARDMLLLALTQDEQKKWIGHLGKKIPKTPPSTFSRASPRSMSTRSGPNQSFRKNPKSNTGKLSRAQSSLQAADTTSSTC, encoded by the exons GATGGCTTGGATGCACTGGTGTATGACCTTGACTTCCCTGccctgaggaaaaacaagagcATTGACAACTTTTTGAATAGAT acaaGGAAACCATTAGTAAAATTCGTGATCTGCGCATGAAAGCAGAGGACTATGAGGTGGTTAAAGTTATTGGTAGGGGAGCATTTGGAGAGGTGCAGTTG GTTAGACACAAAGCCACAAGCAAGGTATACGCCATGAAGCTGCTGAGCAAGTTTGAGATGATCAAGAGGTCGGACTCTGCTTTCTTTTGGGAGGAGAGGGACATCATGGCTTTTGCCAACAGCTCGTGGGTGGTGCAG CTCTTTTTTGCATTCCAAGATGACCGCTACCTCTACATGGTGATGGAATATATGCCCGGCGGTGACTTGGTAAACTTGATGAGCAACTATGACGTGCCAGAGAAGTGGGCCCGCTTTTACACAGCTGAGGTGGTGCTGGCTCTGGACGGAATCCACGCAATGGGCTTCATTCACAG GGACGTGAAGCCTGATAACATGTTGCTAGACAAAGCAGGCCACTTAAAGCTGGCAGACTTTGGGacctgcatgaaaatgaacaag GATGGTATGGTACGATGTGACACAGCAGTGGGAACTCCAGACTACATTTCACCTGAGGTACTGAAATCCCAAGGAGGAGATGGTTATTACGGCAGAGAGTGTGACTGGTGGTCAGTGGGAGTGTTCCTGTACGAAATGCTAGTTG GCGACACTCCCTTCTATGCAGACTCCCTGGTGGGGACCTACAGCAAAATTATGAACCACAAGAATGCCCTTACATTCCCTGACGACAGTGACATCTCCAATGATGCCAAGAATCTCATCTGTGCTTTCCTGACTGACAG GGACGTTCGACTTGGCCGCAATGGTGTAGATGAGATCAAGAGGCATCCCTTCTTCAAGAATGACCAATGGACATGGGAGAACatcagagaga CGGCTGCCCCAGTAGTGCCTGAACTGAGTAGTGACATTGACACCAGTAACTTTGATGATATTGAGGAGGATCGGGGCGAGGAGGAGACCTTCCCCATACCAAAGGCCTTTGTGGGCAACCAGCTCCCCTTTGTAGGCTTCACTTACTACAGCAATCAGCA CCTTTTGCGCAAGTCCTCCAGTGCCACAAAGACCAGTGACAAACGTAGCAGCTCCACGAAGGAAGACAAGAGTCAT CTGGAGAACCTGCAGAAGAGGCTCTaccagctggaggagcagctccACAGCGAGATGCAGCTGAAGGATGAGCTGGAGCAGAAATGCAG GACATCAAACACCAAGATCGAAAAGATCATGAAAGAACTGGATGAAGAG GCAAACCTGAGGAAGAGTGCAGAGGCCAGCGTGTCTCTGCTGGAGAAGGACAAGATCATGCTGCAGCACAGATTCACCGAGTACCAAAGAAAAGCTGACCAGGAGGCAGAGAAGAGACGCAATTTGGAGAATGAGG tgTCAACTTTAAAGGAGCAGCTTGAAGATATGAGGAAGATTAGTCAGAACTCGCAGGCCTCGAATGACAAGATTGTCCAGCTGCAGAATCAG ctgggAGAAGCTAATGACCTCCTGCGCGCAGAGTCGGACACGGCAGCGAGACTGCGGAAAAGCCACACAGAGATGGCCAAGTCAATGAGTCAGTTGGAGAGCTTGAACCGTgagctgcaggagaggagcCGTGCAGCAGATGGGGAGAAGGCCCAGTTGGAGAAGGAGCTCCTGCATGTTCAGAGCACCCTGGATGCGGAAAGGAGGAACTACAGCCAGGGCTCTGAGGAGATCAGGGATCTGCAAG CGAGGATGGCAGGGTTGCAAGAAGACAACAAAAGCTTGAAGCTCAGTCTCTCCAAAGTGGAGGCGGATCGCAAACAGGCCCAGGAGAGGAGCAATAACCTGGAGAAG GAAAAGAACAATCTGGAGATAGACCTGAACTACAAGCTGAAGACGTTGCAGCAGCGTCTGGAGCAGGAACAGACAGAGCACAGGGTGACGCGGGCACAGCTAACTGACAAATATGAGTCTATTGAAGAAGCCAAATCGGCTGCCATGAATG CTGTTCAGCAGAAGATGTCTGAGGAGATTGGAGCGCGGATGCGAGCAGAAAGCAGGGTCGTGGAGGTTGAAAAGCAGTGCTCAATGTTAGAGTTTGACCTCAAACAGTCTGTGCAGAAGATGGAGCAGTTGATGAAGCAAAAGGAATGGCTGGAAGATGAG GTGAAGAATCTGCGGATACATGGTGAACAGGAATTGAGCAAGCGCCTGGTGGCCCAGGGCGACCTGAAGAGCCGCACGCAGGAGGTGGACCGCCTTCGGTGTTCAGAGAAGCAGCTCAAACAGGAGATCAACACAGCACTAGAGAGTAAACGTTCGCTGGAGTTCCAGCTAGCGCAGCTGACCAA ACAATACAGAGGCAACGAGGGACAGATGAGGGAACTTCAGGACCAGCTTGAGGCTGAACAGTATTTTTCT ACGCTTTACAAAACTCAGGTCAAGGAACTAAAAGAGGAGATTGAGGAAAAGAATCGGCAGGTGCAGGAGGCTCATAAAAAGGTGCAGGAGTTGTGCAGTGAAAG GGACTCCCTGTCTGCCCAGCTGGATCTGACGGTGACCAAGGCCGAATCAGAACAGCTTGCTCGGGCACTTCAGGAGGAACAGTACTTTGAGCTCAGCCAGGAGAATAAGAAGTCAGGGACTAGACATAAGCAGGAGATTGTGGAGAAGGAGGCTACTATTACACGG CTTGAGGAATCCAATAAAACTCTGACCAAAGATGTGGAGAACCTCAGCAAAGAGAAGACTGAGTTAAATGAGAAGCTTCGTACTCAGGAGGAAG AGTATGCAGCTCAGAAGGAAGAGATTGCAAATACAATCAAGGCCAACTATGAGAAGGTCCTCAACACAGAGCGCACACTGAAGACTCAG GCGGTGAACAAGCTGGCAGAGATCATGAACCGCAAGGACATGAAGCTGGACCAGAAGAAGAAGGGCAGTACTGCTGACCTGcggaagaaggagaaggaaaaccGCAAGCTTCAGCTAGAACTTAACCAGGAGAAGGAGAAGTTCAATCACATGGCCATCAAGTACCAGAAGGAGTTGAGCGAGATGCAGGCA CAACTGGTAGAGGAATGCACATATCGCAACGAGCTGCAAATGCAGCTGGACAGCAAGGAGAGCGACATCGAGCAGCTTCGGGAAAAACTGAACGACCTCCAGCAGCGCATGGATAACTCCAGTGTCACCAGCTTGCAGACAGatgagacagacagcaacatAGCAG AATCCAGATTGGAAGGCTGGCTGTCCATTCCTAACCGTGCTAACATCAAGCGATACGGATGGAAGAAGCAG TATGTGGTGGTGAGCAGTAAGAAGATTCTGTTCTACAATGATGAGCAGGATAAGGAACAGTCCAACCCCTCCATGGTACTAGATATCGA CAAATTGTTTCACGTGAGACCAGTGACACAAGGAGATGTGTATCGAGCTGAGACAGAAGAGATTCCCAGGATATTTCAG ATTCTGTATGCCAACGAGGGAGAATGCAGGAAGGAGGCGGACATGGAGACGGTCCCTCAGGGCGACAAGACCAACTGTCTCCCACACAAAGGCCACGAGTTCATCCCCACGCTATATCACTTCCCTTCCAATTGTGAGGCTTGCTCCAAGCCTCTCTGGCACGTCTTCAAGCCGCCTCCGGCCCTTGAGTGTCGCCGCTGCCACGTCAAGTGCCACAAGGACCACCTCGACAAAAAGGAGGATGTTATTGCTCCTTGCAAAG TAAACTACGATGTGACCTCTGCCCGGGACATGCTCCTGCTGGCCCTGACCCAAGATGAGCAGAAGAAGTGGATTGGCCATCTTGGAAAGAAAATCCCCAAGACCCCACCATCCACATTTTCAAGAGCCTCACCTCGTTCTATGTCCACTCGCTCCGGACCAAACCAATCCTTCCGCAAGAACCCTAAAAGCAATACAGGAAAGCTGAG CAGAGCGCAGTCCAGCCTCCAAGCAGCAGACACAACATCCAGCACTTGTTGA
- the rock1 gene encoding rho-associated protein kinase 1 isoform X2, with protein MAKMSAGESMEVRFEKIDAMLKDPKSEINTDCLLDGLDALVYDLDFPALRKNKSIDNFLNRYKETISKIRDLRMKAEDYEVVKVIGRGAFGEVQLVRHKATSKVYAMKLLSKFEMIKRSDSAFFWEERDIMAFANSSWVVQLFFAFQDDRYLYMVMEYMPGGDLVNLMSNYDVPEKWARFYTAEVVLALDGIHAMGFIHRDVKPDNMLLDKAGHLKLADFGTCMKMNKDGMVRCDTAVGTPDYISPEVLKSQGGDGYYGRECDWWSVGVFLYEMLVGDTPFYADSLVGTYSKIMNHKNALTFPDDSDISNDAKNLICAFLTDRDVRLGRNGVDEIKRHPFFKNDQWTWENIRETAAPVVPELSSDIDTSNFDDIEEDRGEEETFPIPKAFVGNQLPFVGFTYYSNQHLLRKSSSATKTSDKRSSSTKEDKSHLENLQKRLYQLEEQLHSEMQLKDELEQKCRTSNTKIEKIMKELDEEANLRKSAEASVSLLEKDKIMLQHRFTEYQRKADQEAEKRRNLENEVSTLKEQLEDMRKISQNSQASNDKIVQLQNQLGEANDLLRAESDTAARLRKSHTEMAKSMSQLESLNRELQERSRAADGEKAQLEKELLHVQSTLDAERRNYSQGSEEIRDLQARMAGLQEDNKSLKLSLSKVEADRKQAQERSNNLEKEKNNLEIDLNYKLKTLQQRLEQEQTEHRVTRAQLTDKYESIEEAKSAAMNAVQQKMSEEIGARMRAESRVVEVEKQCSMLEFDLKQSVQKMEQLMKQKEWLEDEVKNLRIHGEQELSKRLVAQGDLKSRTQEVDRLRCSEKQLKQEINTALESKRSLEFQLAQLTKQYRGNEGQMRELQDQLEAEQYFSTLYKTQVKELKEEIEEKNRQVQEAHKKVQELCSERDSLSAQLDLTVTKAESEQLARALQEEQYFELSQENKKSGTRHKQEIVEKEATITRLEESNKTLTKDVENLSKEKTELNEKLRTQEEEYAAQKEEIANTIKANYEKVLNTERTLKTQAVNKLAEIMNRKDMKLDQKKKGSTADLRKKEKENRKLQLELNQEKEKFNHMAIKYQKELSEMQAQLVEECTYRNELQMQLDSKESDIEQLREKLNDLQQRMDNSSVTSLQTDETDSNIAESRLEGWLSIPNRANIKRYGWKKQYVVVSSKKILFYNDEQDKEQSNPSMVLDIDKLFHVRPVTQGDVYRAETEEIPRIFQILYANEGECRKEADMETVPQGDKTNCLPHKGHEFIPTLYHFPSNCEACSKPLWHVFKPPPALECRRCHVKCHKDHLDKKEDVIAPCKVNYDVTSARDMLLLALTQDEQKKWIGHLGKKIPKTPPSTFSRASPRSMSTRSGPNQSFRKNPKSNTGKLRAQSSLQAADTTSSTC; from the exons GATGGCTTGGATGCACTGGTGTATGACCTTGACTTCCCTGccctgaggaaaaacaagagcATTGACAACTTTTTGAATAGAT acaaGGAAACCATTAGTAAAATTCGTGATCTGCGCATGAAAGCAGAGGACTATGAGGTGGTTAAAGTTATTGGTAGGGGAGCATTTGGAGAGGTGCAGTTG GTTAGACACAAAGCCACAAGCAAGGTATACGCCATGAAGCTGCTGAGCAAGTTTGAGATGATCAAGAGGTCGGACTCTGCTTTCTTTTGGGAGGAGAGGGACATCATGGCTTTTGCCAACAGCTCGTGGGTGGTGCAG CTCTTTTTTGCATTCCAAGATGACCGCTACCTCTACATGGTGATGGAATATATGCCCGGCGGTGACTTGGTAAACTTGATGAGCAACTATGACGTGCCAGAGAAGTGGGCCCGCTTTTACACAGCTGAGGTGGTGCTGGCTCTGGACGGAATCCACGCAATGGGCTTCATTCACAG GGACGTGAAGCCTGATAACATGTTGCTAGACAAAGCAGGCCACTTAAAGCTGGCAGACTTTGGGacctgcatgaaaatgaacaag GATGGTATGGTACGATGTGACACAGCAGTGGGAACTCCAGACTACATTTCACCTGAGGTACTGAAATCCCAAGGAGGAGATGGTTATTACGGCAGAGAGTGTGACTGGTGGTCAGTGGGAGTGTTCCTGTACGAAATGCTAGTTG GCGACACTCCCTTCTATGCAGACTCCCTGGTGGGGACCTACAGCAAAATTATGAACCACAAGAATGCCCTTACATTCCCTGACGACAGTGACATCTCCAATGATGCCAAGAATCTCATCTGTGCTTTCCTGACTGACAG GGACGTTCGACTTGGCCGCAATGGTGTAGATGAGATCAAGAGGCATCCCTTCTTCAAGAATGACCAATGGACATGGGAGAACatcagagaga CGGCTGCCCCAGTAGTGCCTGAACTGAGTAGTGACATTGACACCAGTAACTTTGATGATATTGAGGAGGATCGGGGCGAGGAGGAGACCTTCCCCATACCAAAGGCCTTTGTGGGCAACCAGCTCCCCTTTGTAGGCTTCACTTACTACAGCAATCAGCA CCTTTTGCGCAAGTCCTCCAGTGCCACAAAGACCAGTGACAAACGTAGCAGCTCCACGAAGGAAGACAAGAGTCAT CTGGAGAACCTGCAGAAGAGGCTCTaccagctggaggagcagctccACAGCGAGATGCAGCTGAAGGATGAGCTGGAGCAGAAATGCAG GACATCAAACACCAAGATCGAAAAGATCATGAAAGAACTGGATGAAGAG GCAAACCTGAGGAAGAGTGCAGAGGCCAGCGTGTCTCTGCTGGAGAAGGACAAGATCATGCTGCAGCACAGATTCACCGAGTACCAAAGAAAAGCTGACCAGGAGGCAGAGAAGAGACGCAATTTGGAGAATGAGG tgTCAACTTTAAAGGAGCAGCTTGAAGATATGAGGAAGATTAGTCAGAACTCGCAGGCCTCGAATGACAAGATTGTCCAGCTGCAGAATCAG ctgggAGAAGCTAATGACCTCCTGCGCGCAGAGTCGGACACGGCAGCGAGACTGCGGAAAAGCCACACAGAGATGGCCAAGTCAATGAGTCAGTTGGAGAGCTTGAACCGTgagctgcaggagaggagcCGTGCAGCAGATGGGGAGAAGGCCCAGTTGGAGAAGGAGCTCCTGCATGTTCAGAGCACCCTGGATGCGGAAAGGAGGAACTACAGCCAGGGCTCTGAGGAGATCAGGGATCTGCAAG CGAGGATGGCAGGGTTGCAAGAAGACAACAAAAGCTTGAAGCTCAGTCTCTCCAAAGTGGAGGCGGATCGCAAACAGGCCCAGGAGAGGAGCAATAACCTGGAGAAG GAAAAGAACAATCTGGAGATAGACCTGAACTACAAGCTGAAGACGTTGCAGCAGCGTCTGGAGCAGGAACAGACAGAGCACAGGGTGACGCGGGCACAGCTAACTGACAAATATGAGTCTATTGAAGAAGCCAAATCGGCTGCCATGAATG CTGTTCAGCAGAAGATGTCTGAGGAGATTGGAGCGCGGATGCGAGCAGAAAGCAGGGTCGTGGAGGTTGAAAAGCAGTGCTCAATGTTAGAGTTTGACCTCAAACAGTCTGTGCAGAAGATGGAGCAGTTGATGAAGCAAAAGGAATGGCTGGAAGATGAG GTGAAGAATCTGCGGATACATGGTGAACAGGAATTGAGCAAGCGCCTGGTGGCCCAGGGCGACCTGAAGAGCCGCACGCAGGAGGTGGACCGCCTTCGGTGTTCAGAGAAGCAGCTCAAACAGGAGATCAACACAGCACTAGAGAGTAAACGTTCGCTGGAGTTCCAGCTAGCGCAGCTGACCAA ACAATACAGAGGCAACGAGGGACAGATGAGGGAACTTCAGGACCAGCTTGAGGCTGAACAGTATTTTTCT ACGCTTTACAAAACTCAGGTCAAGGAACTAAAAGAGGAGATTGAGGAAAAGAATCGGCAGGTGCAGGAGGCTCATAAAAAGGTGCAGGAGTTGTGCAGTGAAAG GGACTCCCTGTCTGCCCAGCTGGATCTGACGGTGACCAAGGCCGAATCAGAACAGCTTGCTCGGGCACTTCAGGAGGAACAGTACTTTGAGCTCAGCCAGGAGAATAAGAAGTCAGGGACTAGACATAAGCAGGAGATTGTGGAGAAGGAGGCTACTATTACACGG CTTGAGGAATCCAATAAAACTCTGACCAAAGATGTGGAGAACCTCAGCAAAGAGAAGACTGAGTTAAATGAGAAGCTTCGTACTCAGGAGGAAG AGTATGCAGCTCAGAAGGAAGAGATTGCAAATACAATCAAGGCCAACTATGAGAAGGTCCTCAACACAGAGCGCACACTGAAGACTCAG GCGGTGAACAAGCTGGCAGAGATCATGAACCGCAAGGACATGAAGCTGGACCAGAAGAAGAAGGGCAGTACTGCTGACCTGcggaagaaggagaaggaaaaccGCAAGCTTCAGCTAGAACTTAACCAGGAGAAGGAGAAGTTCAATCACATGGCCATCAAGTACCAGAAGGAGTTGAGCGAGATGCAGGCA CAACTGGTAGAGGAATGCACATATCGCAACGAGCTGCAAATGCAGCTGGACAGCAAGGAGAGCGACATCGAGCAGCTTCGGGAAAAACTGAACGACCTCCAGCAGCGCATGGATAACTCCAGTGTCACCAGCTTGCAGACAGatgagacagacagcaacatAGCAG AATCCAGATTGGAAGGCTGGCTGTCCATTCCTAACCGTGCTAACATCAAGCGATACGGATGGAAGAAGCAG TATGTGGTGGTGAGCAGTAAGAAGATTCTGTTCTACAATGATGAGCAGGATAAGGAACAGTCCAACCCCTCCATGGTACTAGATATCGA CAAATTGTTTCACGTGAGACCAGTGACACAAGGAGATGTGTATCGAGCTGAGACAGAAGAGATTCCCAGGATATTTCAG ATTCTGTATGCCAACGAGGGAGAATGCAGGAAGGAGGCGGACATGGAGACGGTCCCTCAGGGCGACAAGACCAACTGTCTCCCACACAAAGGCCACGAGTTCATCCCCACGCTATATCACTTCCCTTCCAATTGTGAGGCTTGCTCCAAGCCTCTCTGGCACGTCTTCAAGCCGCCTCCGGCCCTTGAGTGTCGCCGCTGCCACGTCAAGTGCCACAAGGACCACCTCGACAAAAAGGAGGATGTTATTGCTCCTTGCAAAG TAAACTACGATGTGACCTCTGCCCGGGACATGCTCCTGCTGGCCCTGACCCAAGATGAGCAGAAGAAGTGGATTGGCCATCTTGGAAAGAAAATCCCCAAGACCCCACCATCCACATTTTCAAGAGCCTCACCTCGTTCTATGTCCACTCGCTCCGGACCAAACCAATCCTTCCGCAAGAACCCTAAAAGCAATACAGGAAAGCTGAG AGCGCAGTCCAGCCTCCAAGCAGCAGACACAACATCCAGCACTTGTTGA